The sequence gaggatgcaacccggaaccccacactataaataccacccagtcgaattggaggactgtgatagagcaaaaaaaaaaaaaaaaaacaaaaaaaaaaaaaaaaaaaaaaaaaaaaaagagagagaacaaaaaaaaaataataataataacaacaacaacaagaaaatctGATTATAATGGTCGGCACTAAATGCAGAATATATGTACACGATAAAGGTTCGAAATCAGTactaaaatgaaaacacttacgGTCGTCTTCCCGTCAGGTAAGAACTCTGGACTACATCAAGATATTAGGATGACGTGCGGCTTCGAATACCAAAGGTGAGAGAACTCATCTCATTAAGCAACGTGGTAAAGGACCATCAGTGTagtagaagatttttttttttcaccgcagGACGCCAGTCCTTTTGAAATATTTGGCAAAAACTTGTAAGACAAGACATGATCGGAGAGACTTACTTTTCGCGCACTTGACCCACAACCATCTATTTCATTCTTTCCAAAAATATGGAAATAGGGACACGTGTTGTAAACTATGCTTCTTCTCATGGAGGAACGAAAAAGGAACTCGCACTGCAAACAGAATGGTTGAATATTGCGTTAACTTCCTTGATGGACGATCATTTGTTCTTGTATTTTTGTTCTAAATAAAACATATTGCGATTTTGCACTTAAAGGATCGAACACAGGAATATGTGTTACAGTATAGATCCGTTATTGATGATCGTTCTACTCTTGACAAGTTTCCCATAGCTCAACTGCAATATGCGATTCTTCTGTTGACAAATGAAAATGGATTCAAGAGATTTTGTAATCCAACTATATCGCTGACGAACGGACGCAACTTCATTTGCTAACATACACGACGCTTTCAAATTACGTATCTTTCCTTAACAAATTGATGCATTAAATCGTGCTTTATATATATCAGTTAAACACTTCAAAATGTGTATTATTTTGTAGGCCATGTAGAGATCATTTGCAACGTTTGACGAATTGCAATACAACGCCAGGACATGGTCATCCTTATTGACGGAATACTTTGAGTATCTAATTTAAAACAAGTACCATCTGGTATTATTCTCCCACTGACGAAAGATAAGGGCCTACTAGTTTTATTATCACAGCTGCAGACAGGGTGGTTTTTCCTCACAAGGGCAGTGCGGACATTTGTTTTAGGCAAAACATTGTTTAAATGGACCATCAGATTACAGATTACAACTCTCTCACTGACTGAGAAAAATTATAAAGTGTTTGAATAAGCGAGTGACATTTTTCAGGAAATGACCGAATACGGCAACTCCtacttttttaaagaaaatctaaatttatttatgaaataactaATTTGGAATTGTAACTACTAGTTaccctatttttaattttttttttgttaattttcatttacatttagaGTATCAGATTTTAGTTAAAATGCCGTATAACCAAGTTAAATTTTTGCCTAACAAAAGCAACATTTGATTAAATGGGGTTATCATTCCGTGACTATTTATGTCctaaatagttttcagatatagtaCCTAGCAACAGGGTTTTGCTAAAACAAAGTTGCACGAGTTTGATATTAGTTCTGtgcaattaagaaaattattattagaaCGTCTAAATATGTAGAAGTTTCTGTATCAGGCGTCTCTTGTAGTACCTAATTCTAGGTTACCAAAGGAATTAAAATAAAGGATTAAGATTCACTTGGAATAAAAATCCGGTCACAGATCTTGACCTTGAAACTCATCGGGAAAAAACGAGAAGTGACCAAATAAATTCCCGCAGTGCTGACACAGAATAAAcctgtttttaaaaatgtttttagaaTATTGCATGTTTTTAGAAATGCGCATTTTGTACATCTGTCAGTTGAGTTCAATAAAAACTgcctaaaagaatttttttttttttatgtaataattagATTTAAAATCGGGGGTTTTATAAATCCTCTGGACATAAATCCTGAGAAATGTGGAGTAATTGGAATAAAAGTAAATTGTGAATGTGGATTTTGAAACTGATGTTTAATCTAACCATATATAAACATTTCAGATCTAAAATTCAAGTTCACACGGGAAacttaaatgataaaaattttgtgattttttttaacaagaaaacAAATTCTTGCCGAAGTTAggtttacttttttcttaaaaGTTAAGACTCGATATCGGTGAAAttaagacaaatatatatatataatatataatatatatatatatatatatatatatttatatatatatttatgtataaagagagagagagagagagagagagagagagagagagagagagagagagagagagagagagagagagagagagattatgaaattCGAGGGATCTCGCCTTCCAGGGCATCTAATGATTGCATCAATGCAGGCCAGAGTTCAGCAATTGGCCAATCTTCGGTTAGGACTATATGCCGTCCAGATATTCTAAGTCGGCAACTCTTAGGATGGGAGTGGCTCTTGCTATATAAATGAATGGAACTGGCAAAAGATCATCACATTTTCCCCCCAACATCCAACAATGAAGATCGTAAGTAGAGACAAGGACGCTTGTGGAAACATTTTTGAAATTAGTCAGGTTATGAATATAACATTGGAGACAGTCAGACAACTGGGCATTGAACTTATAAAGCCATAAGTTTGCATACAGATTCGTGATATATGTCGTCATCGCTCTCGTTTGGATGTGATCTACATTGACGAGAAGATGAGGTGTCTTCACTATTCGAGTGTACAACCTGAAACTAATatctatattctttttattattttatggtgGTGGCTTTACTGAACACTGAAACACAGCAGAATTATGTTATCTTTTAAGTTGGTTGTTTATTGCTGTGAAATAATAACGTAAATAAACATTTCTTGAGAAATTCTTGCAATTATAGATCGCGAAAGGTAATCTCAACCATTATAGCTATAATcagattatatttaatttataacaCTGGTGCACTTTTGGCCATTCACCCCTTAAGGCAGAGAAAAGAGgcagttagagtggttggacagcaaggcaaagagatccagaaaataagagAGATGAAGTACGAGGATCTGAAGCCGAACTGAGAGAAAACTCCACAGTTATGGGGAAAGAGTTGGACAGCAAAACTAAAGAAAGGAAATGGGAATGGAGGTCAATTCTCAGGTAAAACATGAGATGTAGCTGGGGCGGAGGGGATGATGTAAACGCCCTTCAATAAAGCGTACAGTGCACTACGTGAGGTCCACTGGTAACACTACTGTCCTACAGGAACTTGAATAAGATGAATTACTTAAAGAGGATCAACTTCACTTATTCGTTCATTTATTATGATCTGTAATTTCAGACAGCATCAAGAAATTATGAAGCAATGCTGCTTCATTAGAAAAAATCCTGTGAAGTATGAGAATTTCATAATGGCATTGATGTTCTACTCTGCAGGTCATCATCTCAGCCGCTTTGGCAGTTGTGGCCTTTGCCGCGCCCCAGTACGGAAGAGGCGGCGGAGACTCGAGCGAGGAGATCCCCATCCTGAGGGACGATCGCGACCGCGATGACTTCGGGAGGTACAGCGTCAACGTCGAAACCGCCAACGGCATCGAACTGGCCGATGCTGGAGCCCCCGACGGACCCAAGGGCACCGTTGTGTCCTCTGGATTCTTCTCGTAAGTTATGAATTTTAGCATTACTGATTCACTTGCGTTGTATTGAAGACGTTCTAATTTAAGAAACAGTTACGAAAATCAGTATCATACTATTTTTTGTGTTAGATTTATGACGCGTTAGCATCACAAGCTGTAAGTAAAACTAATGACTACAAATGGATAAGATTCTTCTATGACCGTCAGTCTCAATTGACATATCCCAACTCGGTCTCTAATGACTCTCAAAACATGAGATGCAACACCTTTGCTCtttgaataaataattgaaacaATTTCATTCCATATTTTCTTACAGTTACACATCACCCGAGGGCGTTCCAGTCGAAGTGAAATACGTCGCCAACGAAAACGGATTCCAGCCCCAGTCTGACCTGCTTCCAGTGGCTCCCGAATTCCCTCACCCTATCCCCCAGTTCGTCCTGGACCAGATCGCCTTCGCTGCTGAGCAGGACAGGCGTGGCAGTTCTTCAAGATCTTCAGGAGGATACAACTAAAACACTTCTTTTCGATGTTAGGATGTTAACCGAAcgaatttatttattcctttgtcAAATAAATGTTTAATTGAGTGAgctcttgttttcattggttttGAGTCTTCTGTCCTCTATTTGCCTTAATGCTTAGGGGTTATGTTTTGTCCAACAACCTTCCACAGGAGTACCAGAAATGAAATATAACGAACCAGGTACTACCCGCCAGgtaaaaatattacttattttGGGGCGTTAGGGTCTACGAGCTACTTACGTGTGGGAATGAGAAGACAGGAGCATTTCAGGTGAAGTATTGCGTTTAAGTGTGACTTCAATATCATTAAGCACTATTTATTTTTCCTCACTAGTAACATAGGATTACTAAAGGCTCGATTGTCACGCCGTCTCAGAATTATTTTAGGGATTTCCGTGAAATCCCATTGGGCATCTACTTAAAAAGCACCGAATTATGGACTGTTTAAGGCTTCCTCGGAACTTGAAGATGATCACCTTCTAAGCCACCCAGTTATAGAAGGGTCGGTAACgacgtcactgaagtcttgatttctcctctgtgcgttggttcgaatccacgagaggacttgattatcaaattaatttttttttttccgtgaagAAAAGGTACATACATACAACGAGAAAAATAGCTTTTGAGAATTTAAGGTGGATAAAGACAATGGCATAGGTAAAACATAGTTTGTAAAGAAGGCACAACCATTTGTCGTTCTAATGTTTTACTATACAAAGTTTTATAAGTATTACCGACGAAAACTAATCACTAATTACTTAGGTAAATGGGAATTCCTGCCTATGTTATCAAAAATTCGTCCTCCGAAATCTGTAAAACCGAAATTATTTTTCCATCTTAACCAAGTACGATCCGGTGCTTATAGTTTCAtgtcatttgattttttcttatacttatacataaaactgatttaaaaaacacaaataaaatatcatCGGTATATTaggaaatatatgaataaagactGGGTTTGTGTTTATCTGAAATATTACTTgcagtaaaaataattgaaatatgaaTATCGATCTAATTTCTATACGTTCATAACGCTTATATTCTCAGTATATGCCGTGAAATCTTTTGAGTATTGAGATCATACTTCGACAGATCAATGTAAAGAAAAAGATGGCATACAATCCTTCAATGGGTTTTCTGTAATAAAGAAGTTTTGTTGAGAGATCATAAAGCAAGAGGAGAGAAAATGGTGCAGGAGGTCCAAACGTATTATAAGGTCatagcaaaaaaataattattattttaggtTATGAATGATGACGTACAATTTTCTATCATAtctccacaaaagaaattatgtGATGAGGTCGTAGGTTATGTGCCATTCTATTCGTAGCCGATTATAATCAAATGAAATTTGAGATGTTCTGTAATTACTTGCGTCCAGAACAGCTCGCCAGTCGGAATACCAGGCCTTCAGTCCACGTGAAATTAGCTAACAAAAACGGATTTCAACATCAATCCGAcaccccccccaccgcccccatcCGTCAAATTCCCCAGCTCCTTCTCCACCACATTTGCCGGGGTGGAAGCTAGATATCGCAGCTCCTCGAAATCTCCACCTGGATCTTATGTTCCTCCTCCACCTCGATATAAAAATATTCAGTTACGTATTATAATGTTTTATAAACGACCATctctgaaattataaaaaaataattcccatTACCAATGGATTATGTTCACTGAACGTACAGTTTACAATGCGCTGAAATAATCAGCCTGCATTAATATTATACGACCTAATCCTCATTCTTATCATCACTCATGTAAATTTTCTGTTCACTTATCACACTATGTCAAGCTTAAAATATAAGTTACTGTAATATACGAGGTACATCTCCCCGGTACAACATTCGTATGAAGTTAAAggactgatatattgttaatatctagtaattattattatgttttttcgaAAACATAATTTTAATTGTAAAGCAGATATTGGTTATTAGTAAATAACTGGTAAAATGAGGATTTCTATCATAtctattttactgtttttaaataaaccaaacacTATTTGACAGTGCATCTAAGTCCTTATTTATAAAGGGTATTAATAAATTAATCTAACTTATTCAAGAGTTGGTGAAATTAATAAAAACGTTGTCTTTCGGATTTGCGATGGAAAGCGTAAAATTACAAGAGACCAACTGATAAGACAAATGAGATTATTATGACCTGGTGACCCCAGTGCCATAAGAGTAAGAAGCCGTATCCTTAAGGGAATATTTGAAAAACCAGTCACTATTGAATTTATGGACAATTAAGGGGGGTTTAGCTGTGGAATTCTGAAAGGAAACAAAATCTTCtctgatatttattattaattacatattGCTTTTAGAATTTCTGTTATCCTTGGAAAGCTTTATGGTCGTGAGATATTTGATCAAAATTTGttcattttgatttcttttaaaagtattctGGTATATGTAGAAAGGTAGTCACTTTGTTTATGATACTTAGATCTCTTCTTTATGATTAGATCTATTCTTTATGATACGGCTGGTCATTTTCTCGTCATATGAAAAAGTTGGTAAAGAAAAATATCGATATCTTGTCAATGTAAAGAAATATCAAGCGGCAGTACTATTAGCACTACAGTTTTATCTAGGTGAATGTTTAGGATGTAATTAtttctatgataataataatattaataataataatactaataataataataataataatcataataa is a genomic window of Macrobrachium nipponense isolate FS-2020 chromosome 31, ASM1510439v2, whole genome shotgun sequence containing:
- the LOC135206450 gene encoding cuticle protein AMP1A-like; the protein is MKIVIISAALAVVAFAAPQYGRGGGDSSEEIPILRDDRDRDDFGRYSVNVETANGIELADAGAPDGPKGTVVSSGFFSYTSPEGVPVEVKYVANENGFQPQSDLLPVAPEFPHPIPQFVLDQIAFAAEQDRRGSSSRSSGGYN